One window from the genome of Xiphophorus hellerii strain 12219 chromosome 16, Xiphophorus_hellerii-4.1, whole genome shotgun sequence encodes:
- the LOC116735510 gene encoding uncharacterized protein LOC116735510, giving the protein MAEAGRIVRVSGLPTDLEDDRLKDKLLIHFLRARNGGGEIDHVTIVKPTPLSALITFEDSAVAQRIAQQSRHILEIDGKKYELNASESPESLDPDQVVLSLTATVDYSRLPGGIKALKNLHKSHQDVQIKSTATEMCCTLFGSYCKVQAALAELLGPRFSESKESGPNASSRTWSFQTSQKSQVSEDQSRESTRQEEHREVEDDADVSIKGENFTSSRNRALGGDDWETANHTDSAAQHSPTAFIEESSLIVDADMFQYLEKHCKKEYQQILSQFGVEVVNETNQGLTTLFLQIAGTTALEEGQESMKLAKQAISRLYQENEAKICRDQLPKTIVRPRGGLQRALGNVSARYPKLLLNEDEQNIYFIGSNKDVADARYSLLMGQEEVRNKKEGVASLLNFPSYNSGSSPFHADEERLPQTTPPTEGQLNERIDRLQISEEDEQRIDGARRYKLAARFKDSGLSGLGSFSFRPNSSPSRQAHQEPILGHDVLSGTTQTSGERVSRAAAQNTGGNILFKTAHTSSPSLFSPIKTSLTTDMIDTRPKDLAAPFASIPYSLPKSSALLPSGSGSTLKRASSFSGTPQQKAQILGQKSQDDSSKPSVGVRERSSSFSSQTVRNKQEVHHEEISVSQVIWQYIKEAYGTRVEDLTSDLQMKESSSDGNQNLTVILRGADSSKVTLCRERLQKLVDLVSGDFSVQELCMSELGVSSTKDETLQACCSEVRSRFKKVVIHTMKKNLYLVGPLELCSQVAATLREVFSKEPEQHDFSDQFLLLNATQSRKRAPDSTYQLLVSPQAGIVEKNSESQQWKTTYGRDFGEKGLVNGSNSQSSQKKEKVFKEKQDGNTVEKNPMNGDKEITLQANQPDATEHTPAETQSTSEKSRSGLNEQTCFCGKDKTTLVRTKCGVTLCPECLEKLHSYCKVCNQAEQTSQGICGEMKKSKLSMSLPGQYKDGVIKITYRIPNGIQGEGHPSPGKPFKGAVFEAYLPDNENAKKLLPRLEKAFRGGLTFTVADKGTEAKVVWDCIPHKTSLYGGKSEKGYPDPTYLTRLSTILTSKGIA; this is encoded by the exons ATGGCAGAAGCGGGCAGGATTGTCAGGGTGAGCGGGCTGCCCACGGACCTAGAAGATGACAGGCTGAAAGACAAGTTACTCATTCACTTTCTCAGAGCCAGGAATGGAGGAGGGGAAATAGACCATGTCACGATTGTGAAACCAACGCCTTTATCTGCTCTCATTACCTTTGAGGACAGTGCAG TGGCACAGAGAATTGCTCAACAATCTCGGCACATTCTGGAAATAGATGGAAAGAAGTATGAACTCAATGCTTCAGAGAGCCCAGAAAGCTTGGACCCAGACCAG GTTGTCTTAAGCTTAACAGCAACGGTTGACTACAGCAGACTTCCCGGGGGAATCAAGGCACTAAAAAACCTTCATAAAAGTCATCAGGATGTCCAGATAAAATCCACTGCTACTGAGATGTGTTGCACACTGTTTGGCTCATACTGTAAAGTGCAGGCTGCTTTGGCCGAACTACTTGGTCCCAGATTCTCAGAGAGCAAAGAATCAGGTCCAAATGCCTCCAGCAGGACTTGGTCATTTCAGACATCACAGAAGTCTCAAGTGTCAGAAGATCAGAGCAGAGAATCAACCAGGCAAGAGGAACACAGAGAAGTCGAAGATGACGCTGATGTTTCAATAAAGGGGGAAAACTTCACTTCAAGCAGAAATCGTGCTCTTGGTGGTGATGACTGGGAAACTGCCAATCACACAGATAGCGCAGCTCAGCACTCTCCAACTGCTTTTATAGAGGAGTCCTCTTTGATTGTGGATGCAGACATGTTCCAGTATCTGGAGAAGCACTGCAAGAAGGAATACCAGCAAATCCTCAGTCAGTTTGGTGTCGAGGTGGTGAATGAAACAAATCAAGGCCTGACAACTCTGTTTTTGCAGATTGCTGGTACAACAGCGTTGGAAGAGGGACAAGAGAGCATGAAACTAGCTAAACAGGCAATAAGTCGACTTTACCAGGAAAATGAGGCAAAGATCTGTCGAGACCAGCTCCCTAAAACTATAGTTCGCCCCAGAGGAGGACTGCAAAGGGCACTGGGAAACGTAAGTGCAAGATATCCAAAACTTCTTCTGAATGAAGATGAGCAGAATATTTACTTTATTGGTAGCAACAAGGATGTAGCAGATGCCAGATACTCTCTTCTAATGGGCCAGGAGGAagttagaaataaaaaggaaggTGTTGCCAGTCTTCTTAATTTTCCTTCATATAATTCTGGCTCATCACCTTTTCATGCTGATGAGGAGCGATTACCCCAGACTACGCCTCCTACTGAAGGACAGTTGAATGAAAGGATAGATCGGCTTCAGATATCTGAGGAAGATGAACAAAGAATTGATGGAGCAAGAAGGTATAAGCTGGCTGCTCGGTTTAAAGACTCAGGACTTTCCGGTTTAGGCAGCTTTTCCTTCCGTCCAAATTCATCACCCAGCAGGCAAGCGCACCAGGAACCGATTCTGGGGCACGATGTGCTGTCCGGAACAACACAGACTTCTGGTGAAAGAGTTTCTAGAGCAGCAGCCCAAAATACTGGAGGGAACATATTGTTCAAGACCGCGCACACATCTTCTCCCTCTTTATTCTCACCAATTAAAACCTCTTTAACTACAGATATGATAGATACCCGACCAAAAGATTTAGCAGCTCCGTTTGCTTCAATTCCTTACAGCCTTCCAAAAAGCAGTGCACTTCTACCTTCAGGGTCTGGATCCACTTTAAAGCGAGCCAGTAGTTTCTCAGGAACACCTCAACAGAAAGCTCAAATCTTGGGCCAGAAGAGCCAAGACGATTCCAGCAAACCTTCAGTCGGAGTCCGCGAGCGGTCTTCCAGCTTTAGTAGCCAGACAGTGAGGAATAAACAGGAAGTCCATCATGAAGAGATCTCAGTTTCCCAGGTTATATGGCAATACATAAAGGAGGCCTACGGCACCCGGGTGGAGGACCTCACGTCTGATCTCCAGATGAAAGAGAGCTCCTCTGATGGCAATCAGAATTTGACTGTTATCTTAAGAGGGGCTGATTCGTCCAAAGTGACATTATGTCGGGAACGTCTACAGAAGCTTGTTGACTTAGTCAGTGGTGACTTCTCAGTTCAGGAGCTGTGCATGTCGGAGTTGGGGGTTTCTAGTACCAAAGATGAAACCTTACAGGCTTGTTGCTCTGAAGTGCGGAGCCGCTTCAAGAAGGTTGTTATCCACACGATGAAGAAAAACTTGTATCTCGTTGGTCCATTAGAGCTGTGCTCCCAGGTTGCTGCTACGCTGAGGGAGGTATTTTCTAAAGAACCTGAACAGCACGACTTCTCCGACCAATTTTTACTATTGAATGCAACCCAAAGCAGAAAACGAGCCCCGGACAGTACATATCAATTGCTAGTATCCCCCCAAGCTGGCATAGTTGAAAAGAACAGCGAGAGTCAGCAATGGAAAACAACCTATGGTAGAGACTTTGGTGAGAAAGGGCTTGTAAATGGATCAAATAGCCAATCATcacagaagaaagagaaagtcTTCAAGGAAAAACAGGATGGGAACACAGTTGAAAAGAATCCTATGAATGGTGATAAAGAGATAACATTACAGGCTAACCAACCAGATGCTACAGAGCATACACCTGCAGAGACCCAGAGCACCTCAGAGAAGTCCAGGTCAGGTCTGAACGAGCAGACCTGTTTTTGTGGGAAGGACAAGACAACATTGGTGAGGACCAAGTGTGGAGTCACATTGTGCCCAGAGTGCCTGGAGAAGTTGCACTCTTACTGCAAAGTCTGCAATCAGGCAGAGCAGACATCCCAAGGCATCTGCGGTGAAATGAAGAAATCCAAACTGAGCATGAGTTTACCAGGTCAATACAAGGACGGCGTTATCAAGATCACTTACCGCATTCCTAATGGTATCCAAGGG GAGGGCCATCCATCACCTGGAAAACCATTTAAGGGGGCGGTATTCGAAGCCTACCTCCCAGACAATGAAAATGCGAAGAAGCTGCTTCCCCGGCTGGAAAAAGCCTTCAGGGGGGGCCTCACCTTCACAGTGGCAGACAAAGGGACAGAGGCCAAGGTCGTCTGGGACTGCATCCCACACAAAACCAGCTTATATGGAGGCAAATCTGA GAAAGGGTACCCAGATCCCACCTACTTGACACGTTTGTCCACCATCTTGACTTCTAAAGGGATTGCGTAG